The Cryptococcus gattii WM276 chromosome B, complete sequence genome has a segment encoding these proteins:
- a CDS encoding Mitochondrial intermediate peptidase, mitochondrial precursor (MIP), putative (Similar to TIGR gene model, INSD accession AAW41837.1), giving the protein MRRLTDRTLIQASAIVQRIVMAPQDPTGRELRLVVKNLDRLSDILCGVIDMCELVRNVHPDQDWVDQSDRTHQILCSFMNELNATRGLYESLAKAIVHPFNDPLTTSELRVAHTFLADFERSGIHLSPSVRERFVKHSDALLSLGRSFLSSASSGPSTVPHIEIPDPHRSLIGLGRQFVDSLPRKGRSGPVVIEPGSWEAQMVLKYAREGRARELVYVGGMRTDKKRIDVLEAMLKERAELASVLGKNNWAEVALVDKMTKTPENVMGFLTSLVQHHRPTARAEVDMLRRMKATALTGNYFHQMSSRTRHLPPFHAWDRDYYSDKYLASLIPTGSPPSISPYFSTGTVMSGLSRIFSKLYGISFKPAVVSPGEVWHSSVRRLDVMHEKEGLIGVIYCDFFSRIGKAPGAAHYTVRCSRRVDNDDTDGDGLPEDWNKPYGPGLETEGEFLSCKPGKYQLPIVVLSMDVGTVNEERPALLNWNDLETLFHEMGHAIHSMIGRTEYHNVSGTRCATDFVELPSILMEHFVSSPEVLSTFAFHHATGEPLPIPVIEAHLALNQSLSALETHGQITMALLDQKYHTLRYGQDNFDSTAIWFQLQQETGVIQPVPGTAWQTQFGHLYGYGATYYSYLFDRAIAGKIWSTLFFRPGVSQAYDQRAEEILSREGGELLKEKMLKWGGGRDPWEMIGNVIGGVEGEELSKGDERALALVGSWTVV; this is encoded by the exons ATGCG GCGCTTGACAGATCGTACTTTGATTCAAGCCTCAGCGATTGTCCAACGCATCGTCATGGCTCCCCAAGATCCCACTGGTCGAGAATTACGGCTTGTGGTAAAGAACCTGGATAGGCTGAGTGATATACTTTGCGGGGTGATTGATATGTGTGAATTGGTTAGAAATGTTCATCCAGACCAAGACTGGGTGGATCAAAGCGATCGAACTCACCAAATACTATGTAGCTTCATGAACGAGCTCAATGCAACTCGTGGTCTATACGAG TCACTTGCAAAAGCGATTGTCCATCCTTTCAACGACCCATTGACTACTTCAGAGCTTAGGGTCGCACATACTTTTCTAGCAGATTTTGAGCGATCAGGTATACATCTTTCGCCCTCTGTTCGCGAACGTTTTGTGAAGCATTCAGACGCTTTGCTCTCCCTGGGTCGctccttcctctcttccGCATCATCAGGCCCATCCACAGTTCCCCACATAGAAATTCCCGATCCTCATCGTTCACTTATTGGATTGGGTCGCCAGTTTGTTGATTCTTTACCGCGAAAAGGCCGAAGTGGACCGGTTGTTATCGAACCTGGAAGCTGGGAGGCGCAAATGGTCTTAAAGTACGCAAGAGAAGGCAGAGCGCGAGAGCTGGTGTACGTCGGCGGAATGCGAACGGACAAAAAGAGGATTGATGTGCTCGAAGCGATGTTGAAGGAAAGGGCTGAACTAGCCAGCGTCCTTGGGAAGAACAATTGGGCGGAGGTTGCTCTAGTCGATAAGATGACTAAGACACCGGAAAATGTGATGGGCTTCTTAACCTCCCTCGTTCAGCATCATCGACCCACTGCTAGAGCAGAAGTCGATATGTTAAGAAGAATGAAAGCTACTGCCCTGACTGGGAATTACTTTCACCAAATGAGTTCTCGGACACGGCATCTTCCCCCGTTTCATGCCTGGGACAGGGACTATTATAGCGACAAGTACCTGGCATCTCTCATTCCTACAGGCTCGCCGCCTTCTATCTCTCCTTATTTCTCGACTGGTACAGTGATGTCAGGACTTTCCCGCATCTTCTCAAAACTGTACGGCATCTCCTTCAAACCAGCTGTCGTCTCGCCTGGAGAAGTTTGGCATTCTTCCGTCCGGCGGCTGGATGTGATGCATGAGAAAGAAGGGCTTATTGGTGTCATATATTGTGACTTTTTTTCTCGCATTGGGAAAGCTCCTGGAGCAGCCCATTACACTGTGAGGTGCTCTAGAAGAGTAGACAACGACGATACAGATGGTGATGGGTTACCTGAAGACTGGAATAAGCCATATGGCCCTGGATTAGAAACTGAAGGGGAGTTTTTGTCATGCAAGCCAGGGAAATACCAGCTGCCTATCGTCGTATTGTCAATGGATGTCGGTACGGTGAATGAAGAAAGACCTGCGCTATTGAATTGGAACGATTTGGAGACTTTGTTTCATGAAATGGGACATGCAATCCACT CCATGATTGGTCGGACAGAGTACCACAATGTTTCCGGAACAAGATGCGCCACCGATTTTGTAGAGCTTCCTTCGATACTAATGGAGCATTTTGTTTCATCACCGGAAGTCCTCAGCACTTTTGCATTCCATCATGCCACCGGGGAACCTCTGCCTATCCCCGTTATCGAGGCCCACCTAGCTCTCAATCAGTCTCTAAGTGCCCTCGAGACTCATGGACAGATCACTATGGCTCTTCTGGATCAGAAATATCATACCTTACGTTATGGACAAGATAATTTTGATTCTACTGCTATATGGTTTCAACTTCAGCAAGAAACAGGAGTAATTCAACCAGTGCCTGGAACAGCTTGGCAAACACAGTTCGGCCATCTGTACGGATACGGGGCGACGTACTACTCTTACCTATTTGACCGAGCTATTGCGGGCAAGATATGGTCCACCTTGTTTTTTCGCCCCGGGGTATCTCAAGCTTATGACCAAAGGGCTGAAGAAATACTGAGTagggaaggaggagagttgttgaaagagaagatgttgaaatggggtggaggaagggatCCATGGGAGATGATAGGCAATGTGATTGGGGGCGTCGAAGGTGAAGAGTTGAGTAAAGGAGATGAGAGGGCATTGGCACTAGTTGGAAGCTGGACTGTCGTATGA